A stretch of the Phycisphaerales bacterium genome encodes the following:
- a CDS encoding aspartate-semialdehyde dehydrogenase has protein sequence MARQPKNSIAIIGATGVVGRTVAEILQTRLTSPYALHLLASSRSAGSPLLIGDQQYTVESLEDASLENHDIIFSCAGNSIARQIAPGAVQHGAWFIDSSSAFRMDPSVPLVIPEVNLQLLKKLQRPQIIASPNCSTTLALVAVNPIREAVGIERMVISTYQAASGGGRALMEELENQIHDHATGQPYRLAALDRPYLLNVFSHETPIGDDGYNGEERKVIDETRKIWEEPEACVTATCVRVPVLRSHCESITLTLRAPLTVEDARVLIDQAPGLALCDDPKNGRFPEPINASGQDDILVGRIRMDQSQPEGIGLQLFLSGDQLRKGAALNACQIAETLIANDPSLHT, from the coding sequence ATGGCCCGCCAACCTAAAAATTCGATCGCCATTATTGGGGCCACGGGTGTTGTCGGTCGGACGGTTGCAGAAATTCTCCAGACGCGGTTGACCTCACCCTACGCACTTCACCTATTGGCCTCGAGCCGATCTGCGGGGTCTCCCCTTCTCATTGGTGATCAACAATACACCGTTGAGTCACTTGAAGATGCCTCTCTTGAAAACCATGACATCATCTTCAGCTGCGCTGGAAATTCTATTGCTCGCCAAATCGCACCCGGCGCCGTGCAACATGGCGCTTGGTTTATTGACAGCTCCAGTGCTTTTCGGATGGATCCATCAGTTCCCCTCGTGATACCAGAAGTTAATCTGCAACTTCTTAAAAAACTCCAACGCCCTCAGATCATTGCCAGCCCCAACTGCTCGACCACCTTGGCACTTGTTGCTGTTAATCCAATTCGAGAAGCTGTGGGTATTGAACGGATGGTGATCAGTACCTACCAAGCCGCATCGGGTGGCGGCCGAGCACTCATGGAAGAACTAGAAAATCAAATTCACGATCATGCCACAGGCCAACCATATCGCTTAGCGGCACTAGACCGCCCCTATCTCCTCAATGTATTTAGCCATGAGACACCCATTGGTGATGACGGATACAACGGCGAAGAACGTAAGGTGATCGATGAGACAAGAAAGATCTGGGAAGAGCCAGAGGCTTGTGTCACCGCGACGTGTGTTCGTGTTCCCGTACTGCGGTCCCACTGTGAGTCCATCACCCTCACACTTCGCGCACCTTTGACAGTGGAAGATGCTCGTGTTCTGATTGATCAGGCACCCGGTCTCGCCCTCTGTGATGACCCAAAAAATGGTCGTTTTCCTGAGCCGATCAATGCAAGCGGACAAGACGACATCCTGGTTGGCCGTATTCGAATGGACCAGAGCCAGCCAGAGGGCATTGGCCTCCAACTTTTCC